In Chrysoperla carnea chromosome 2, inChrCarn1.1, whole genome shotgun sequence, the following proteins share a genomic window:
- the LOC123292279 gene encoding zinc finger protein-like 1, which yields MGLCKCPQRRMTNQFCFQHKSNVCEYCMIHYHPKCIVQSYLQWLQDSDYDPICQLCKTKELEAEDCIRLTCYHVFHWSCLDSWARNLPSDTAPAGYKCPSCYSPLFPPPNLISPVADVLKEKLAGVNWARTGLGLPLLTEHGNESKSRLYAPISIQTSNLTTSSSTAPASPHSIVHVPDVEKTVAFSRTDTSNATSAPRRTHLSDTPILSRDMLFDHDENKYKRRPPGEWLLRKWKSIWSPGRGRRHWRPFLAITIALLIALFILGMIGRYSIDDNDPAFDVRQNPQVKSIDNR from the exons ATGGGCTTATGTAAGTGCCCTCAACGTCGTATgacaaatcaattttgttttcaacatAAATCTAATGTTTGCGAATATTGTATGATACATTATCATCCAAAA tgtattgTTCAATCATATCTGCAATGGCTTCAAGACAGTGATTATGATCCAATTTGTCAACTTTGTAAAACTAAAGAATTAGAAGCTGAAGATTGTATTCGACTTACATGTTATC ATGTTTTTCATTGGAGTTGTTTGGATTCATGGGCTCGTAATCTCCCATCTGATACAGCACCTGCAGGATACAAATGTCCATCGTGCTACAGCCCATTATTTCCTCCACCTAATTTAATTAGTCCCGTTGCggatgttttaaaagaaaagttagCAGGAGTTAATTGGGCCAGAACTGGACTTGGATTACCAttg TTAACTGAACATGGAAATGAGTCTAAATCAAGATTGTATGCTCCAATTTCGATACAAACAAGTAATTTAACAACTTCATCGTCTACTGCACCTGCATCACCACACTCAATTGTTCATGTACCAGATGTTGAGAAAACGGTAGCATTTAGTAGAACTGACACGTCAAATGCTACTTCGGCACCACGTCGAACACATTTATCAGATACACCAATTCTTTCAAGAGATATGTTATTCGATCATgatgaaaacaaatataaacggCGACCACCTGGAGAATGGCTTCTTCGAAAATGgaa GAGTATATGGTCTCCAGGACGTGGTCGTAGACATTGGCGTCCATTTTTAGCAATTACAATAGCATTGTTGATAGCATTATTTATATTGGGAATGATTGGACGATATTCAATTGATGATAATGATCCAGCATTTGATGTCCGTCAAAATCCACAAGTGAAAAGTATTGATAACAGATGA